The Euphorbia lathyris chromosome 8, ddEupLath1.1, whole genome shotgun sequence genome has a window encoding:
- the LOC136202381 gene encoding mediator of RNA polymerase II transcription subunit 15a-like isoform X1, giving the protein MQYSCFESVVLLCGILMDTNNRRPTAAQSVVPSDWRTQLPALREIVIYLIRSLYRLFPFSGQEGLEELKKIAVQYEEKIRNAAMSWSDYAEKIMLMMIILDSMTKNTFPNSLPTNPFGNNNRPPDSRERYRTRRQMPGTQQVVLQQLKQQAQNFLQHLYQQLSDQKFVRQQLQQVASIRIQKALMMQQLMAQQPNATNMQQNQLSGQQNNVGEMQQEHQRSEGQKNNLVQQHRDQQNLIAQNNMANMRHIYLFSFSGFSTSQQNMLNLLKPASSHQHLKQQREQHQMQQQLMKEQMLQKQQFNQQAKQQLPAQMQAHQMPQVHQRDDVDEPKIRPGMEVKPDVFQQYISRGQHPLYTHQQMKSEASISSSQLLQSASPLLSQHSSPEVDPKNLQSSLIKAETPLQSGKSSVTVKPVERLIRAVKSMSFEALTSSVSDISSVLSMIDRIAGSAPGHGSRAAVSEDLVAITNCRLQARNFITQNGMTGTRKMKRSTSAMSLESRATSSVKRPRIEVNHALLEEIREINLRLIDTAVEVSEEDVGPTAAEEEDNGIIVKGSFIAVALSPDLKSQNASAQMSPIQPFRLLVPTNYPSCSPVLLDKLTVETSKECEDLAVKAKSRFDRSLRNLSEPMSLEEIARTWDVCARAVISELAQQSGGGSFSSKYGTWENCLTST; this is encoded by the exons ATGCAG TACAGTTGTTTTGAGTCAGTTGTCTTGCTTTGTGGAATTCTGATGGATACCAATAATCGGAGACCTACTGCTGCCCAAAGTGTTGTTCCTTCTGATTGGAGAACTCAGTTACCAGCACTCCGAGAAATTGTCATTTACTT AATTAGGAGTCTGTACAGACTTTTTCCATTTTCTGGCCAAGAGGGTCTAGAAGAGCTGAAGAAAATTGCTGTGCAATATGAGGAAAAGATCCGTAATGCTGCCATGAGCTGG TCTGATTATGCCGAGAAAATAATGTTGATGATGATTATCTTGGACTCTATGACCAAAAATACGTTTCCTAATTCTTTGCCAACCAACCCATTTGGCAACAACAATAGGCCCCCTGATTCTCGAG AAAGGTATAGAACTAGAAGACAAATGCCAGGAACGCAACAGGTTGTTCTACAACAGCTGAAACAACAAGCACAGAATTTTCTGCAACATCTGTATCAACAACTTTCAGACCAGAAGTTCGTTCGTCAACAACTGCAACAGGTTGCTAGCATTCGTATACAAAAAGCACTAATGATGCAGCAGCTAATGGCCCAACAACCAAATGCTACAAATATGCAGCAAAATCAGTTATCTGGACAACAGAACAATGTCGGAGAAATGCAACAAGAACATCAGAGGTCGGAGGGACAGAAAAATAACCTTGTGCAGCAACATCGGGATCAGCAGAATTTAATAGCTCAGAACAATATGGCGAATATGCGGCATATTTATCTGTTTTCTTTTTCTGGTTTTTCGACATCACAGCAGAACATGTTGAATTTACTTAAGCCAGCTTCCAGCCACCAGCATCTGAAACAACAGCGAGAACAGCACCAGATGCAGCAACAATTAATGAAGGAGCAGATGTTACAAAAACAGCAGTTCAACCAGCAAGCAAAGCAGCAGTTACCTGCACAGATGCAGGCACATCAAATGCCACAGGTGCATCAGAGGGATGATGTCGATGAGCCTAAGATCAGACCAGGGATGGAGGTTAAGCCAGATGTCTTTCAGCAATATATCTCAAGAGGTCAGCACCCTCTTTACACCCATCAACAGATGAAATCGGAAGCATCTATATCTTCATCTCAATTGCTTCAGTCTGCCTCTCCGCTTTTGTCTCAACATTCTTCACCAGAGGTTGATCCAAAAAATCTACAATCTTCTCTAATCAAAGCCGAAACGCCATTGCAGTCTGGCAAGTCAAGTGTCACAGTGAAACCTGTTGAGCGCTTGATTAGAGCG GTTAAGTCTATGTCCTTTGAAGCATTGACTTCTTCTGTCAGTGATATCAGCTCTGTTCTCAGTATGATTGATAGAATTGCTGGATCAGCCCCAGGTCATGGATCTAGAGCTGCAGTAAGTGAGGATTTGGTAGCAATTACAAATTGTCGACTTCAAGCTAGAAATTTTATTACTCAAAATGGAATGACTGGGACAAGGAAAATGAAGCGCTCTACAAGTGCTATGTCCTTGGAGTCAAGAGCAACATCAAGTGTCAAGAGGCCTCGAATTGAG GTTAATCATGCCCTATTGGAAGAGATACGTGAAATAAATCTTCGACTCATAGACACAGCGGTTGAGGTTAGTGAGGAAGATGTTGGTCCAACTGCTGCTGAAGAAgaggacaatggaatcattgtGAAGGGCTCTTTCATTGCCGTAGCTCTAAGTCCAGACTTAAAATCACAGAATGCTTCAGCTCAAATG TCACCAATTCAGCCCTTTAGGTTACTCGTGCCCACAAATTATCCTAGTTGCTCTCCAGTACTATTAGACAAGTTGACTGTTGAAACCAG TAAGGAATGTGAAGATCTTGCAGTAAAGGCTAAGTCAAGGTTTGACAGGTCCCTCCGAAACCTTTCCGAACCCATGTCACTTGAGGAGATAGCAAGGACCTGGGATGTTTGTGCTCGTGCAGTTATTTCGGAGCTTGCACAACAGAGTGGCGGAGGCAGCTTCAGCTCAAAATATGGGACTTGGGAAAACTGCTTAACTTCAACATGA
- the LOC136202381 gene encoding mediator of RNA polymerase II transcription subunit 15a-like isoform X3: MSWSDYAEKIMLMMIILDSMTKNTFPNSLPTNPFGNNNRPPDSRERYRTRRQMPGTQQVVLQQLKQQAQNFLQHLYQQLSDQKFVRQQLQQVASIRIQKALMMQQLMAQQPNATNMQQNQLSGQQNNVGEMQQEHQRSEGQKNNLVQQHRDQQNLIAQNNMANMRHIYLFSFSGFSTSQQNMLNLLKPASSHQHLKQQREQHQMQQQLMKEQMLQKQQFNQQAKQQLPAQMQAHQMPQVHQRDDVDEPKIRPGMEVKPDVFQQYISRGQHPLYTHQQMKSEASISSSQLLQSASPLLSQHSSPEVDPKNLQSSLIKAETPLQSGKSSVTVKPVERLIRAVKSMSFEALTSSVSDISSVLSMIDRIAGSAPGHGSRAAVSEDLVAITNCRLQARNFITQNGMTGTRKMKRSTSAMSLESRATSSVKRPRIEVNHALLEEIREINLRLIDTAVEVSEEDVGPTAAEEEDNGIIVKGSFIAVALSPDLKSQNASAQMSPIQPFRLLVPTNYPSCSPVLLDKLTVETSKECEDLAVKAKSRFDRSLRNLSEPMSLEEIARTWDVCARAVISELAQQSGGGSFSSKYGTWENCLTST; the protein is encoded by the exons ATGAGCTGG TCTGATTATGCCGAGAAAATAATGTTGATGATGATTATCTTGGACTCTATGACCAAAAATACGTTTCCTAATTCTTTGCCAACCAACCCATTTGGCAACAACAATAGGCCCCCTGATTCTCGAG AAAGGTATAGAACTAGAAGACAAATGCCAGGAACGCAACAGGTTGTTCTACAACAGCTGAAACAACAAGCACAGAATTTTCTGCAACATCTGTATCAACAACTTTCAGACCAGAAGTTCGTTCGTCAACAACTGCAACAGGTTGCTAGCATTCGTATACAAAAAGCACTAATGATGCAGCAGCTAATGGCCCAACAACCAAATGCTACAAATATGCAGCAAAATCAGTTATCTGGACAACAGAACAATGTCGGAGAAATGCAACAAGAACATCAGAGGTCGGAGGGACAGAAAAATAACCTTGTGCAGCAACATCGGGATCAGCAGAATTTAATAGCTCAGAACAATATGGCGAATATGCGGCATATTTATCTGTTTTCTTTTTCTGGTTTTTCGACATCACAGCAGAACATGTTGAATTTACTTAAGCCAGCTTCCAGCCACCAGCATCTGAAACAACAGCGAGAACAGCACCAGATGCAGCAACAATTAATGAAGGAGCAGATGTTACAAAAACAGCAGTTCAACCAGCAAGCAAAGCAGCAGTTACCTGCACAGATGCAGGCACATCAAATGCCACAGGTGCATCAGAGGGATGATGTCGATGAGCCTAAGATCAGACCAGGGATGGAGGTTAAGCCAGATGTCTTTCAGCAATATATCTCAAGAGGTCAGCACCCTCTTTACACCCATCAACAGATGAAATCGGAAGCATCTATATCTTCATCTCAATTGCTTCAGTCTGCCTCTCCGCTTTTGTCTCAACATTCTTCACCAGAGGTTGATCCAAAAAATCTACAATCTTCTCTAATCAAAGCCGAAACGCCATTGCAGTCTGGCAAGTCAAGTGTCACAGTGAAACCTGTTGAGCGCTTGATTAGAGCG GTTAAGTCTATGTCCTTTGAAGCATTGACTTCTTCTGTCAGTGATATCAGCTCTGTTCTCAGTATGATTGATAGAATTGCTGGATCAGCCCCAGGTCATGGATCTAGAGCTGCAGTAAGTGAGGATTTGGTAGCAATTACAAATTGTCGACTTCAAGCTAGAAATTTTATTACTCAAAATGGAATGACTGGGACAAGGAAAATGAAGCGCTCTACAAGTGCTATGTCCTTGGAGTCAAGAGCAACATCAAGTGTCAAGAGGCCTCGAATTGAG GTTAATCATGCCCTATTGGAAGAGATACGTGAAATAAATCTTCGACTCATAGACACAGCGGTTGAGGTTAGTGAGGAAGATGTTGGTCCAACTGCTGCTGAAGAAgaggacaatggaatcattgtGAAGGGCTCTTTCATTGCCGTAGCTCTAAGTCCAGACTTAAAATCACAGAATGCTTCAGCTCAAATG TCACCAATTCAGCCCTTTAGGTTACTCGTGCCCACAAATTATCCTAGTTGCTCTCCAGTACTATTAGACAAGTTGACTGTTGAAACCAG TAAGGAATGTGAAGATCTTGCAGTAAAGGCTAAGTCAAGGTTTGACAGGTCCCTCCGAAACCTTTCCGAACCCATGTCACTTGAGGAGATAGCAAGGACCTGGGATGTTTGTGCTCGTGCAGTTATTTCGGAGCTTGCACAACAGAGTGGCGGAGGCAGCTTCAGCTCAAAATATGGGACTTGGGAAAACTGCTTAACTTCAACATGA
- the LOC136202381 gene encoding mediator of RNA polymerase II transcription subunit 15a-like isoform X2: MDTNNRRPTAAQSVVPSDWRTQLPALREIVIYLIRSLYRLFPFSGQEGLEELKKIAVQYEEKIRNAAMSWSDYAEKIMLMMIILDSMTKNTFPNSLPTNPFGNNNRPPDSRERYRTRRQMPGTQQVVLQQLKQQAQNFLQHLYQQLSDQKFVRQQLQQVASIRIQKALMMQQLMAQQPNATNMQQNQLSGQQNNVGEMQQEHQRSEGQKNNLVQQHRDQQNLIAQNNMANMRHIYLFSFSGFSTSQQNMLNLLKPASSHQHLKQQREQHQMQQQLMKEQMLQKQQFNQQAKQQLPAQMQAHQMPQVHQRDDVDEPKIRPGMEVKPDVFQQYISRGQHPLYTHQQMKSEASISSSQLLQSASPLLSQHSSPEVDPKNLQSSLIKAETPLQSGKSSVTVKPVERLIRAVKSMSFEALTSSVSDISSVLSMIDRIAGSAPGHGSRAAVSEDLVAITNCRLQARNFITQNGMTGTRKMKRSTSAMSLESRATSSVKRPRIEVNHALLEEIREINLRLIDTAVEVSEEDVGPTAAEEEDNGIIVKGSFIAVALSPDLKSQNASAQMSPIQPFRLLVPTNYPSCSPVLLDKLTVETSKECEDLAVKAKSRFDRSLRNLSEPMSLEEIARTWDVCARAVISELAQQSGGGSFSSKYGTWENCLTST, from the exons ATGGATACCAATAATCGGAGACCTACTGCTGCCCAAAGTGTTGTTCCTTCTGATTGGAGAACTCAGTTACCAGCACTCCGAGAAATTGTCATTTACTT AATTAGGAGTCTGTACAGACTTTTTCCATTTTCTGGCCAAGAGGGTCTAGAAGAGCTGAAGAAAATTGCTGTGCAATATGAGGAAAAGATCCGTAATGCTGCCATGAGCTGG TCTGATTATGCCGAGAAAATAATGTTGATGATGATTATCTTGGACTCTATGACCAAAAATACGTTTCCTAATTCTTTGCCAACCAACCCATTTGGCAACAACAATAGGCCCCCTGATTCTCGAG AAAGGTATAGAACTAGAAGACAAATGCCAGGAACGCAACAGGTTGTTCTACAACAGCTGAAACAACAAGCACAGAATTTTCTGCAACATCTGTATCAACAACTTTCAGACCAGAAGTTCGTTCGTCAACAACTGCAACAGGTTGCTAGCATTCGTATACAAAAAGCACTAATGATGCAGCAGCTAATGGCCCAACAACCAAATGCTACAAATATGCAGCAAAATCAGTTATCTGGACAACAGAACAATGTCGGAGAAATGCAACAAGAACATCAGAGGTCGGAGGGACAGAAAAATAACCTTGTGCAGCAACATCGGGATCAGCAGAATTTAATAGCTCAGAACAATATGGCGAATATGCGGCATATTTATCTGTTTTCTTTTTCTGGTTTTTCGACATCACAGCAGAACATGTTGAATTTACTTAAGCCAGCTTCCAGCCACCAGCATCTGAAACAACAGCGAGAACAGCACCAGATGCAGCAACAATTAATGAAGGAGCAGATGTTACAAAAACAGCAGTTCAACCAGCAAGCAAAGCAGCAGTTACCTGCACAGATGCAGGCACATCAAATGCCACAGGTGCATCAGAGGGATGATGTCGATGAGCCTAAGATCAGACCAGGGATGGAGGTTAAGCCAGATGTCTTTCAGCAATATATCTCAAGAGGTCAGCACCCTCTTTACACCCATCAACAGATGAAATCGGAAGCATCTATATCTTCATCTCAATTGCTTCAGTCTGCCTCTCCGCTTTTGTCTCAACATTCTTCACCAGAGGTTGATCCAAAAAATCTACAATCTTCTCTAATCAAAGCCGAAACGCCATTGCAGTCTGGCAAGTCAAGTGTCACAGTGAAACCTGTTGAGCGCTTGATTAGAGCG GTTAAGTCTATGTCCTTTGAAGCATTGACTTCTTCTGTCAGTGATATCAGCTCTGTTCTCAGTATGATTGATAGAATTGCTGGATCAGCCCCAGGTCATGGATCTAGAGCTGCAGTAAGTGAGGATTTGGTAGCAATTACAAATTGTCGACTTCAAGCTAGAAATTTTATTACTCAAAATGGAATGACTGGGACAAGGAAAATGAAGCGCTCTACAAGTGCTATGTCCTTGGAGTCAAGAGCAACATCAAGTGTCAAGAGGCCTCGAATTGAG GTTAATCATGCCCTATTGGAAGAGATACGTGAAATAAATCTTCGACTCATAGACACAGCGGTTGAGGTTAGTGAGGAAGATGTTGGTCCAACTGCTGCTGAAGAAgaggacaatggaatcattgtGAAGGGCTCTTTCATTGCCGTAGCTCTAAGTCCAGACTTAAAATCACAGAATGCTTCAGCTCAAATG TCACCAATTCAGCCCTTTAGGTTACTCGTGCCCACAAATTATCCTAGTTGCTCTCCAGTACTATTAGACAAGTTGACTGTTGAAACCAG TAAGGAATGTGAAGATCTTGCAGTAAAGGCTAAGTCAAGGTTTGACAGGTCCCTCCGAAACCTTTCCGAACCCATGTCACTTGAGGAGATAGCAAGGACCTGGGATGTTTGTGCTCGTGCAGTTATTTCGGAGCTTGCACAACAGAGTGGCGGAGGCAGCTTCAGCTCAAAATATGGGACTTGGGAAAACTGCTTAACTTCAACATGA
- the LOC136202381 gene encoding mediator of RNA polymerase II transcription subunit 15a-like isoform X4, translating into MPGTQQVVLQQLKQQAQNFLQHLYQQLSDQKFVRQQLQQVASIRIQKALMMQQLMAQQPNATNMQQNQLSGQQNNVGEMQQEHQRSEGQKNNLVQQHRDQQNLIAQNNMANMRHIYLFSFSGFSTSQQNMLNLLKPASSHQHLKQQREQHQMQQQLMKEQMLQKQQFNQQAKQQLPAQMQAHQMPQVHQRDDVDEPKIRPGMEVKPDVFQQYISRGQHPLYTHQQMKSEASISSSQLLQSASPLLSQHSSPEVDPKNLQSSLIKAETPLQSGKSSVTVKPVERLIRAVKSMSFEALTSSVSDISSVLSMIDRIAGSAPGHGSRAAVSEDLVAITNCRLQARNFITQNGMTGTRKMKRSTSAMSLESRATSSVKRPRIEVNHALLEEIREINLRLIDTAVEVSEEDVGPTAAEEEDNGIIVKGSFIAVALSPDLKSQNASAQMSPIQPFRLLVPTNYPSCSPVLLDKLTVETSKECEDLAVKAKSRFDRSLRNLSEPMSLEEIARTWDVCARAVISELAQQSGGGSFSSKYGTWENCLTST; encoded by the exons ATGCCAGGAACGCAACAGGTTGTTCTACAACAGCTGAAACAACAAGCACAGAATTTTCTGCAACATCTGTATCAACAACTTTCAGACCAGAAGTTCGTTCGTCAACAACTGCAACAGGTTGCTAGCATTCGTATACAAAAAGCACTAATGATGCAGCAGCTAATGGCCCAACAACCAAATGCTACAAATATGCAGCAAAATCAGTTATCTGGACAACAGAACAATGTCGGAGAAATGCAACAAGAACATCAGAGGTCGGAGGGACAGAAAAATAACCTTGTGCAGCAACATCGGGATCAGCAGAATTTAATAGCTCAGAACAATATGGCGAATATGCGGCATATTTATCTGTTTTCTTTTTCTGGTTTTTCGACATCACAGCAGAACATGTTGAATTTACTTAAGCCAGCTTCCAGCCACCAGCATCTGAAACAACAGCGAGAACAGCACCAGATGCAGCAACAATTAATGAAGGAGCAGATGTTACAAAAACAGCAGTTCAACCAGCAAGCAAAGCAGCAGTTACCTGCACAGATGCAGGCACATCAAATGCCACAGGTGCATCAGAGGGATGATGTCGATGAGCCTAAGATCAGACCAGGGATGGAGGTTAAGCCAGATGTCTTTCAGCAATATATCTCAAGAGGTCAGCACCCTCTTTACACCCATCAACAGATGAAATCGGAAGCATCTATATCTTCATCTCAATTGCTTCAGTCTGCCTCTCCGCTTTTGTCTCAACATTCTTCACCAGAGGTTGATCCAAAAAATCTACAATCTTCTCTAATCAAAGCCGAAACGCCATTGCAGTCTGGCAAGTCAAGTGTCACAGTGAAACCTGTTGAGCGCTTGATTAGAGCG GTTAAGTCTATGTCCTTTGAAGCATTGACTTCTTCTGTCAGTGATATCAGCTCTGTTCTCAGTATGATTGATAGAATTGCTGGATCAGCCCCAGGTCATGGATCTAGAGCTGCAGTAAGTGAGGATTTGGTAGCAATTACAAATTGTCGACTTCAAGCTAGAAATTTTATTACTCAAAATGGAATGACTGGGACAAGGAAAATGAAGCGCTCTACAAGTGCTATGTCCTTGGAGTCAAGAGCAACATCAAGTGTCAAGAGGCCTCGAATTGAG GTTAATCATGCCCTATTGGAAGAGATACGTGAAATAAATCTTCGACTCATAGACACAGCGGTTGAGGTTAGTGAGGAAGATGTTGGTCCAACTGCTGCTGAAGAAgaggacaatggaatcattgtGAAGGGCTCTTTCATTGCCGTAGCTCTAAGTCCAGACTTAAAATCACAGAATGCTTCAGCTCAAATG TCACCAATTCAGCCCTTTAGGTTACTCGTGCCCACAAATTATCCTAGTTGCTCTCCAGTACTATTAGACAAGTTGACTGTTGAAACCAG TAAGGAATGTGAAGATCTTGCAGTAAAGGCTAAGTCAAGGTTTGACAGGTCCCTCCGAAACCTTTCCGAACCCATGTCACTTGAGGAGATAGCAAGGACCTGGGATGTTTGTGCTCGTGCAGTTATTTCGGAGCTTGCACAACAGAGTGGCGGAGGCAGCTTCAGCTCAAAATATGGGACTTGGGAAAACTGCTTAACTTCAACATGA